From a single Candidatus Margulisiibacteriota bacterium genomic region:
- a CDS encoding 4Fe-4S binding protein, with protein sequence MPIVDNKRCPRDHSCPAVRVCPVKAIKQQGYAAPIIDQSLCTECGKCVSFCPMGAIQSLKKK encoded by the coding sequence ATGCCGATAGTCGATAATAAGCGTTGTCCCCGGGATCATTCCTGTCCGGCGGTCAGGGTCTGTCCGGTCAAGGCGATCAAACAGCAGGGATACGCGGCGCCGATCATTGACCAGTCGCTCTGCACGGAATGCGGCAAATGCGTCTCTTTTTGTCCAATGGGGGCGATCCAGTCCTTAAAAAAGAAGTAA
- a CDS encoding thioredoxin fold domain-containing protein encodes MAKEISDQEFAVEVEQGKGVAFVDFWAPWCGPCLAMAPVYESVSAKYPAAKFFKVNTTEHVEKAGQYGVTGIPCIIIFKDGKEIDRLIGMRPAPAFEAAVKKIIEAK; translated from the coding sequence ATGGCAAAAGAAATATCGGACCAGGAATTCGCGGTTGAAGTTGAGCAGGGGAAAGGGGTTGCCTTTGTTGATTTTTGGGCCCCCTGGTGCGGCCCATGTCTGGCCATGGCCCCGGTTTACGAAAGCGTTTCGGCTAAATATCCGGCAGCTAAATTCTTCAAGGTCAACACGACCGAACATGTGGAAAAGGCTGGCCAATACGGAGTGACCGGAATTCCTTGCATTATTATTTTCAAAGATGGGAAGGAAATTGACCGGTTGATCGGGATGCGGCCGGCCCCCGCTTTTGAAGCGGCGGTCAAGAAAATTATCGAGGCTAAATAA